A single window of Methylocella tundrae DNA harbors:
- a CDS encoding ABC transporter permease: MNELGTAPVRAKDARAEAGRAMRLPFVLRVAWRDLRGGLGGFGIFLGCIALGVAAIVGVESVSLSLQDGLARDGRAILGGDLSFDLAQREATASERAFLAASGRLSSVALMRAMARRQNGEAAMVEIKAVDALYPLAGEVGLEPEQSLDGALSERDGVFGAAVDPALLPRLNLAIGDLISIGDARYQLRALLTKEPDQLAGGVGFGPRLMMSEAGLRATGLLQPGALTHWLYRVALGSPSAPAGDAAVDDAANHARADLPDAGWEMRTRKNISPQFSRNLDRFTQFLTLVGLTSLIIGGVGVANAIRAHVERKRQTIATLKSLGASGAAAFAMMLTEVMLVACLGIAFGALIGAAMPFIAVWGFGALLPFPLVPSIHPSAIGEGALYGFLTALSFSIGPLGVVHDVPAQAIFRESVEPLRAWPRPRYISLTLAAACALVAAALLFSSDRKLALIYLGATLAAFVLLRLVALAIIFFARRLPHVRNVALRLAIGNIHRPGALTASVVLSLGLGLALLVTLALIDGNLRGELKAGNAGTAPSFFFLDVQGAEAGAFTQFLKERAPDGKIELVPMLRGRIVKLNGLSTDLARPKESAAWALRGDRGVTFADSLPAGSTLVKGQWWPKDYGGPPLISLESEIADGLGLEIGDEIAVNVLGRTIVGAVANIRKVNWRSFGINFVLIFSPNTFAGAPYTDLATLTFPAGADQAREMSLLRESAAAFPAVTSIRVKDALEAASAILAELAAAVRGASSVALLASILVLGGAVAAGQQARVHDAVVLKTLGATRGRLLAAFLYEYGLIGFATALFGVAAGAAAAYGVLRKIMDLDFIFFWREALGSAAAALILTILLGLIGTFRILGRKPGPYLRDL, translated from the coding sequence ATGAACGAGCTGGGAACTGCGCCGGTCCGCGCGAAAGACGCGCGGGCGGAGGCGGGACGGGCGATGCGCTTGCCTTTCGTCTTGAGGGTCGCATGGCGCGATCTGCGCGGAGGCCTCGGCGGGTTCGGCATTTTCCTCGGCTGCATCGCGCTTGGCGTAGCCGCGATCGTTGGCGTCGAATCGGTTTCGCTTTCGCTGCAGGACGGTCTTGCGCGCGATGGCCGCGCGATCCTCGGCGGCGATCTCTCATTCGATCTCGCCCAGCGTGAAGCGACGGCCTCCGAGCGCGCCTTTCTGGCCGCGAGCGGACGCTTGTCGTCGGTCGCTCTGATGCGCGCCATGGCGCGCCGCCAGAACGGCGAGGCGGCAATGGTCGAGATCAAGGCGGTCGATGCGCTTTATCCACTGGCTGGCGAGGTCGGCCTCGAGCCGGAGCAATCCCTCGACGGCGCGCTGTCGGAGCGAGACGGTGTTTTTGGCGCCGCCGTCGATCCGGCCCTTTTGCCGCGGCTTAACCTTGCGATCGGCGATCTGATTTCAATTGGCGATGCGCGCTATCAGTTACGCGCGCTTCTGACCAAGGAGCCGGACCAGTTGGCGGGAGGCGTCGGCTTCGGCCCGCGCCTCATGATGAGCGAGGCGGGGCTTCGGGCGACGGGGTTGCTGCAGCCGGGCGCGCTCACCCATTGGCTCTATCGCGTGGCGCTTGGCTCGCCGTCGGCGCCTGCGGGCGACGCCGCCGTCGATGACGCCGCCAATCATGCGCGCGCCGACTTGCCGGACGCCGGCTGGGAGATGCGCACGCGAAAAAACATATCGCCGCAGTTTTCGCGCAACCTCGACCGTTTTACGCAATTCCTGACCCTTGTCGGGCTGACCTCCCTGATCATCGGCGGCGTCGGCGTCGCCAATGCGATCCGCGCCCATGTCGAGCGCAAGCGCCAGACGATCGCGACGCTGAAATCACTCGGCGCCAGTGGCGCGGCGGCCTTCGCCATGATGCTGACGGAGGTCATGCTGGTCGCCTGTCTCGGCATCGCGTTTGGCGCCTTGATCGGCGCCGCCATGCCTTTCATCGCCGTCTGGGGATTTGGCGCGCTGCTTCCTTTTCCGCTTGTCCCTTCGATTCACCCGAGCGCGATCGGCGAGGGGGCGCTCTATGGCTTCTTGACCGCGCTGAGCTTTTCCATCGGTCCGCTCGGCGTTGTGCATGACGTGCCGGCGCAGGCGATTTTTCGCGAGAGCGTCGAGCCGCTGCGGGCCTGGCCGCGACCGCGTTATATTTCGCTGACGCTCGCCGCCGCCTGCGCCCTTGTCGCGGCCGCGCTGCTGTTTTCCAGCGACCGCAAGCTCGCGCTAATCTATCTTGGCGCGACGCTCGCGGCCTTTGTCCTGCTGCGCCTCGTCGCTCTCGCCATCATATTTTTCGCGCGGAGGCTGCCGCATGTGCGCAACGTCGCGCTGCGCCTTGCGATCGGCAACATCCATCGTCCTGGCGCCCTGACCGCCTCGGTCGTGCTGTCGCTCGGTCTTGGCCTCGCCCTCCTCGTCACGCTCGCGCTGATCGACGGCAATCTTCGCGGCGAGCTCAAGGCCGGCAATGCGGGAACGGCGCCAAGCTTCTTTTTTCTCGACGTGCAGGGCGCCGAGGCGGGCGCTTTCACGCAATTCCTGAAAGAGCGCGCGCCCGATGGCAAAATCGAGCTGGTTCCAATGCTGCGCGGACGCATCGTCAAGCTGAACGGCCTGTCGACCGATCTCGCACGGCCGAAGGAGAGCGCGGCCTGGGCGCTGCGGGGCGATCGGGGCGTCACATTCGCGGATAGTCTCCCCGCCGGGTCGACGCTCGTCAAAGGGCAATGGTGGCCGAAGGATTACGGCGGCCCGCCGCTGATTTCGCTGGAAAGCGAAATCGCGGACGGTCTGGGGCTCGAGATCGGCGACGAAATCGCCGTCAATGTTCTCGGCCGCACGATTGTCGGCGCTGTCGCCAATATCCGAAAGGTGAACTGGCGCAGCTTCGGCATCAATTTCGTGCTGATTTTTTCGCCGAACACATTCGCTGGCGCGCCTTATACCGATCTCGCGACGCTGACTTTTCCGGCCGGCGCCGATCAGGCCCGCGAAATGAGCCTTTTGCGCGAGAGCGCCGCCGCCTTTCCCGCTGTGACGAGCATAAGGGTCAAGGATGCGCTCGAGGCTGCGAGCGCCATCTTGGCGGAGCTTGCCGCCGCCGTCAGGGGCGCTTCGAGCGTCGCGCTGCTCGCATCGATCCTGGTGCTCGGCGGCGCCGTCGCGGCGGGCCAGCAGGCGCGCGTGCATGACGCCGTGGTTCTAAAAACCCTCGGCGCCACACGCGGGCGGCTTCTTGCCGCGTTCCTCTATGAATATGGCCTCATCGGCTTCGCCACGGCCCTTTTTGGCGTCGCGGCCGGCGCAGCCGCCGCCTATGGCGTGTTGCGGAAGATCATGGATCTCGACTTTATATTCTTCTGGCGCGAGGCGCTCGGCAGCGCCGCCGCCGCGCTGATCCTCACCATCCTGCTTGGGTTGATCGGAACCTTTCGCATCCTCGGGCGCAAGCCGGGGCCCTATCTGCGCGATCTTTGA